From the genome of Pukyongia salina, one region includes:
- a CDS encoding sulfate adenylyltransferase subunit 1 has product MSNSTQIDNNQLLRFTTAGSVDDGKSTLIGRLLYDSKAIFEDQLQAVENTSKRKGHDGVDLALFTDGLRDEREQGITIDVAYRYFTTPRRKFIIADTPGHIQYTRNMVTGASTANAALILIDARHGVIEQTKRHAFIASLLQIPHIIVCINKMDLVDYKEEVYEGIIEQFEEFSSKLYVKDIRFLPISALNGDNVVNRSENMEWYQGAPLLHTLEHMHISSDINKIDARFPVQTVLRPQREGFIDYRGYAGRVASGIFRPGDEVTVMPSGFTSVIKSIDTIDGPLKEAYAPMSVSITLEDDIDISRGDMIVRTNNKPEPLQEFDAMLCWLHNDPARPRAKYTIMHTSNEQKAMIKDVLYKIDINTYNREEEDKQLNMNDISRVKVRTTRPLMIDEYRDNRVTGSFILIDDATHETVAAGMIL; this is encoded by the coding sequence ATGAGCAATTCAACCCAGATCGATAACAATCAATTATTACGATTTACCACCGCCGGAAGTGTTGATGATGGAAAGAGTACCCTTATTGGCCGACTCCTATACGATAGCAAGGCCATTTTTGAAGATCAGCTTCAGGCAGTTGAAAATACAAGTAAGCGCAAAGGGCATGATGGAGTTGACCTGGCTTTATTTACAGATGGCTTGAGAGATGAGCGGGAACAGGGGATCACTATAGATGTTGCCTATCGCTATTTTACAACACCACGGAGAAAATTTATTATTGCAGATACGCCGGGACATATTCAATATACCCGTAACATGGTAACCGGGGCATCAACTGCTAATGCAGCGTTGATCCTAATCGACGCAAGGCATGGAGTGATCGAACAGACGAAAAGACATGCATTTATTGCTTCATTGCTCCAGATCCCACATATCATAGTTTGTATCAATAAAATGGATCTGGTGGATTACAAAGAAGAAGTGTATGAGGGGATCATAGAACAATTTGAAGAATTCTCCTCTAAGCTTTATGTAAAGGATATTCGCTTTTTGCCTATTAGTGCATTAAACGGCGACAATGTTGTAAATCGATCGGAGAACATGGAATGGTATCAGGGTGCACCGCTTTTACACACTCTGGAACACATGCATATAAGTAGTGATATCAATAAGATCGATGCAAGGTTTCCGGTTCAGACGGTCCTTCGCCCGCAACGAGAAGGCTTTATCGACTACAGAGGATATGCAGGCAGGGTGGCCAGTGGTATTTTTCGCCCTGGAGATGAAGTAACAGTGATGCCTTCGGGATTCACTTCAGTAATAAAATCCATAGACACCATAGATGGGCCATTGAAGGAAGCGTATGCCCCTATGTCGGTTTCCATTACCCTGGAGGATGATATAGACATAAGCAGGGGTGATATGATAGTTCGTACCAATAACAAACCCGAACCTCTGCAGGAGTTTGACGCCATGTTATGCTGGTTGCACAATGATCCAGCCAGGCCGAGAGCAAAATATACGATCATGCATACCTCAAATGAGCAAAAAGCCATGATCAAAGATGTACTCTACAAGATCGATATTAATACCTATAACCGTGAGGAAGAGGATAAGCAACTCAACATGAATGATATTTCAAGGGTAAAGGTGAGAACTACCAGACCTTTGATGATAGACGAATATCGTGATAATCGTGTTACCGGAAGTTTTATCCTTATCGATGATGCTACCCATGAGACGGTGGCGGCGGGAATGATATTGTAG
- a CDS encoding DegT/DnrJ/EryC1/StrS family aminotransferase yields the protein MNIKQIYLSSPHMGGTERDFVKEAFDTNWIAPLGPNVTGFESDLEQYLGSERHVAALSSGTAALHLALIMIGVREGDEVICQSMTFSASANPIVYQGATPVFVDSEPETWNMCPVQLEAAIKDRIEKGKKPKAIIVVHLYGMPYKVDEITAVATKYNIPVIEDSAEALGSKYKNRSCGTFGDLSILSFNGNKIITTSGGGALVTRTPAEKQKAVFLATQARDDAPHYQHSEIGYNYRLSNICAGIGRGQMQVLDEHIGLRRQMNQFYSDLFAQTEGVEVFSEPNSHYFSNHWLTCITVNSSKTGFTAKEIRLSLEKDNIESRPLWKPMHLQPVFKDSPYYGEKIAEELFLHGLCLPSGSNLKDADKQRIMSVLSQFL from the coding sequence ATGAACATAAAGCAAATATACCTATCATCACCCCACATGGGAGGAACTGAACGGGATTTTGTGAAAGAGGCCTTCGACACTAACTGGATCGCGCCTTTAGGCCCAAACGTTACTGGTTTCGAAAGTGATCTTGAACAATACCTGGGTTCCGAAAGGCATGTAGCTGCCTTGAGTTCAGGGACGGCAGCCCTACATCTGGCTCTAATAATGATAGGAGTTAGGGAAGGGGACGAGGTTATTTGCCAAAGCATGACCTTTTCGGCCTCTGCAAACCCCATCGTGTATCAAGGCGCCACTCCCGTTTTTGTGGATAGTGAACCGGAAACATGGAATATGTGTCCTGTTCAGCTTGAAGCGGCCATCAAAGATCGAATAGAGAAAGGTAAAAAACCCAAGGCGATCATAGTAGTACATTTATACGGTATGCCGTATAAAGTGGATGAGATAACTGCTGTGGCCACAAAGTATAATATTCCCGTTATCGAAGATAGTGCGGAGGCCCTGGGAAGTAAGTATAAAAACAGATCCTGTGGTACTTTTGGTGATCTGTCCATATTGTCATTTAATGGGAATAAGATCATAACAACCTCCGGTGGAGGCGCTTTGGTTACACGCACCCCGGCTGAAAAGCAAAAAGCAGTCTTTCTCGCCACACAGGCCAGGGACGATGCTCCACACTATCAGCATTCGGAGATAGGGTATAATTACAGGCTTAGTAACATTTGCGCCGGAATTGGACGTGGACAGATGCAAGTACTTGATGAACATATAGGACTTCGCCGCCAAATGAATCAATTTTATTCAGACTTATTTGCACAAACAGAGGGAGTGGAGGTGTTTTCTGAACCGAATTCACATTATTTTTCTAATCATTGGTTAACCTGTATAACAGTAAATTCATCGAAAACCGGATTTACAGCCAAAGAAATACGGCTTTCCCTTGAAAAAGATAATATCGAATCACGACCTTTGTGGAAACCTATGCATTTGCAACCAGTTTTTAAAGACTCCCCTTATTACGGTGAAAAAATCGCTGAAGAATTGTTTTTACACGGACTTTGCCTACCATCGGGATCTAATCTTAAAGATGCTGATAAACAAAGGATTATGTCTGTGCTATCGCAATTCCTATAG
- a CDS encoding acetyltransferase: MQDLIIIGAGGFGREVKELIIDINQIKETYTIIGFIDDGIEAGTLIHNIPVLGNISYLNNLKTKPLLVVAIGDPKVKKSVVEKLAGFNFPSLIHPSVNRLGANISIGQGCIICRGNILTCDIVIEDFVILNLACTVGHDTIIKRYSSFMPSVNISGQVIIEEGVYGGTGAKIINNVTIGEQSIIGAGAVVAKSIPSHCTAVGIPAKPLSK; the protein is encoded by the coding sequence ATGCAGGATCTCATTATAATAGGTGCCGGTGGATTTGGAAGAGAAGTGAAAGAACTTATCATCGATATCAACCAAATAAAGGAAACATACACTATTATTGGTTTTATTGACGATGGTATAGAAGCAGGAACTTTAATCCATAATATACCGGTGTTAGGCAATATATCTTATCTAAACAACCTTAAAACTAAACCTCTCTTAGTTGTTGCAATAGGTGATCCTAAGGTAAAGAAATCAGTTGTAGAAAAATTAGCCGGGTTTAACTTTCCCAGCCTAATTCACCCAAGCGTAAATCGCTTAGGCGCTAATATTTCTATAGGACAAGGTTGTATTATTTGTAGAGGTAATATACTTACATGCGATATTGTTATTGAAGATTTTGTTATTCTAAATTTAGCATGTACGGTAGGGCATGATACAATAATAAAGCGGTATAGTTCTTTTATGCCATCTGTTAATATAAGTGGCCAGGTAATCATCGAGGAAGGTGTGTATGGTGGAACGGGCGCTAAAATTATAAATAATGTGACTATCGGAGAACAAAGTATTATTGGAGCAGGTGCGGTGGTAGCTAAATCCATCCCTTCCCATTGTACTGCGGTAGGAATACCTGCAAAACCTCTTTCGAAATGA
- a CDS encoding O-antigen ligase family protein gives MNKLEKGLIFAGILIPFTVLRVGYVGLGELTLLILFLYGLNKGYINRITRDVVFSRFWVQFLIITFFGFAYNIVILNQSTGTVESTVFDFMAYIVILITCLIIENFYHKDRINIYEIIKRIFLISGVLFTALYLVSMFTDTIYGLPLKYYDYFAPFVTNLHQTAMFMAPMPFIGLLIFRNEKRPITRFISLVLILIFSYLVVQTGSFKALVGLTLGWAVYFVLEFVKLFKGRMKNAVIVSLISIIIILGVVNSPVLYEIFFAIFNAEDLASGRSSLYSNAIDVALTSPLVGLGPGAHIYQAGQFWDSHETFITVFLQGGAIGLVFFLILLYKIFKTFTKVTSLLAASIPILIYALGGDIMRRLPIWLLLMLLYYYIINYSKEAEV, from the coding sequence TTGAATAAACTAGAAAAAGGATTGATATTTGCCGGCATTCTTATACCATTTACGGTATTGCGGGTGGGGTATGTGGGTCTTGGAGAATTAACCCTATTAATTTTATTTCTATACGGATTAAATAAAGGTTATATAAACAGGATCACCCGAGATGTGGTATTTTCTAGGTTCTGGGTCCAGTTTCTCATCATTACTTTTTTCGGCTTTGCTTATAATATTGTTATTCTCAATCAAAGTACCGGAACTGTTGAAAGTACTGTTTTCGATTTTATGGCCTATATCGTTATTCTGATAACTTGCCTGATAATAGAGAATTTCTATCACAAAGATCGTATCAATATTTATGAGATCATCAAGAGGATATTTTTAATCTCTGGAGTATTATTTACCGCGCTATACCTTGTTAGTATGTTCACCGATACTATTTATGGGCTTCCGTTGAAATATTACGATTATTTCGCTCCATTTGTTACCAATCTGCATCAAACGGCCATGTTCATGGCCCCCATGCCATTTATTGGATTATTGATCTTTAGAAATGAGAAGCGCCCAATTACCAGATTTATTAGTCTAGTTCTCATACTCATTTTCTCGTATTTGGTTGTCCAAACCGGGTCTTTTAAAGCGTTGGTAGGCCTAACACTAGGTTGGGCTGTTTATTTTGTTCTGGAATTCGTAAAACTTTTTAAAGGAAGAATGAAAAATGCGGTGATAGTGAGCTTGATTTCGATCATTATTATTTTAGGAGTAGTAAACTCCCCGGTACTATATGAAATTTTCTTTGCTATTTTCAATGCGGAAGACCTGGCTAGTGGAAGGTCATCGTTGTATTCGAATGCTATTGATGTCGCACTTACTTCTCCTTTAGTTGGATTAGGACCAGGGGCACACATATACCAGGCCGGGCAGTTTTGGGACTCTCATGAAACTTTTATCACCGTGTTTCTTCAGGGTGGGGCAATCGGTCTAGTATTCTTCCTAATCTTACTGTATAAAATATTTAAAACTTTTACGAAAGTCACCTCACTCTTAGCCGCTTCAATTCCAATTTTAATCTATGCGCTTGGAGGAGATATCATGAGAAGATTACCCATCTGGTTACTTCTAATGTTGTTGTATTATTACATTATAAATTATAGTAAAGAAGCAGAAGTGTAG
- a CDS encoding CapA family protein, translated as MKIALLGDIAFFGRFSLESNKHLHQYFEEVAKKLRSYDLVIGNLETPFAQPHHKSFGYKSAYIKSSPVNVELLKYLNISVVNLANNHIYDYGPDSYQFTKRILEDNGIKYFGIEKQELLFETDDNTISLNGYCCYSTNPLGIDSQNKKGINALSVPNITEKLTHNSAKGYFNIFSVHCGQEHVNYPNYDHIELARDLAKIGPYVFYGHHPHVLQGIEKIDESLIAYSLGNFCFDDVYTSKSKEPLIKQSQNNKESAILEITVEKNKLVEHDIIPITIGTSSLQIGDKQILNKIDQYSEMLKTEKELYIHNRNSLLGRYLASRKKLRNLNWYIQRLNHRSAGLILFARRNAKEYRKNISRYLK; from the coding sequence ATGAAAATTGCACTACTAGGAGATATCGCATTTTTTGGGAGATTTTCACTTGAAAGTAATAAACACCTACATCAATACTTCGAGGAGGTAGCTAAAAAACTTCGATCATACGACCTGGTTATTGGCAATTTGGAAACACCATTTGCACAACCCCATCATAAATCTTTTGGATATAAATCGGCCTATATAAAATCAAGCCCGGTAAATGTAGAACTGCTCAAGTATTTAAATATTAGTGTAGTAAACCTAGCCAATAATCACATATACGACTATGGGCCCGACTCTTATCAATTTACCAAAAGGATATTAGAGGACAACGGGATAAAGTATTTTGGTATAGAGAAACAAGAATTGTTATTTGAGACTGATGATAATACCATTTCCTTGAATGGATATTGTTGTTATTCAACCAATCCATTAGGGATCGATTCACAAAATAAAAAAGGGATAAATGCACTAAGTGTTCCCAATATCACCGAGAAATTAACTCATAATTCTGCCAAAGGGTACTTCAATATTTTTAGTGTTCATTGCGGACAGGAACATGTAAACTACCCGAACTATGACCATATCGAACTCGCCCGCGATCTGGCCAAGATAGGTCCATATGTTTTCTATGGCCATCACCCGCACGTATTGCAAGGGATCGAAAAAATAGATGAGAGCTTGATAGCTTATAGCCTGGGTAATTTTTGTTTTGACGATGTGTATACATCGAAATCTAAAGAACCCCTGATAAAACAGTCTCAAAACAATAAAGAATCTGCCATTCTCGAAATTACTGTTGAAAAGAACAAATTGGTCGAGCACGACATCATTCCTATTACTATCGGTACAAGCTCACTGCAAATTGGAGATAAACAGATTTTAAATAAAATAGATCAATATTCGGAGATGTTGAAGACCGAAAAAGAACTATATATCCACAATAGAAATAGTTTACTGGGTAGATATCTTGCTTCAAGGAAGAAACTTCGCAACTTAAATTGGTATATTCAAAGATTGAACCACAGGTCTGCGGGGCTTATATTATTTGCTCGTAGAAATGCTAAAGAATACAGAAAAAATATCTCCAGATATCTAAAATAA
- a CDS encoding glycosyltransferase family 4 protein, whose product MLKKKLIRITTIPISLEKLLEGQLAFMSQFYDVTAVSSEEKNLMEYGIKEGVSTFHIPLTRKITPVADIRAVIKFYRFLKKEKPLIVHTHTPKAGIVGMMAAALARVPIRLHTVAGMPLTEATGVKRKILNQVEKLTYRYATMVYPNSRGLKELILKEKFCNAYKLKVLGEGSSNGIDTSYFSRVHFSEEKVQKKREELNIHPSDLVYVFVGRLVKDKGLDELIAAFKLLQQQNKQCTLLLVGPFEEDLDPLSEKSRMEIDSNSKIITTGYQQDIRIFLAVSDILVFPSYREGFPNVVMQAGAMDLPSIVSNINGCNEIVMDGRNGLLVPAKNTEKLYEKMDLLATDHDLREQLSSNARREIVRRYERNKMWEIILEEYRIQEANL is encoded by the coding sequence ATGCTGAAAAAAAAATTAATACGAATAACCACAATACCCATCTCCCTTGAAAAACTCCTGGAAGGTCAATTGGCTTTTATGTCGCAATTCTACGATGTTACGGCGGTTTCTTCCGAAGAAAAAAATTTAATGGAATATGGCATCAAAGAAGGGGTAAGTACATTTCATATTCCATTAACCAGAAAGATCACACCTGTTGCCGACATTCGAGCGGTAATTAAATTTTACCGATTTCTAAAAAAGGAAAAACCGCTCATTGTCCATACTCATACGCCAAAAGCTGGTATAGTGGGAATGATGGCCGCAGCTTTGGCCAGGGTGCCTATACGTTTGCATACGGTTGCCGGGATGCCGCTTACGGAGGCCACGGGAGTAAAACGAAAGATCTTGAACCAGGTAGAGAAACTTACCTATCGTTACGCAACCATGGTATATCCAAATTCAAGAGGTTTAAAAGAATTAATTCTGAAAGAAAAGTTCTGTAATGCATATAAACTGAAGGTGCTTGGAGAAGGGAGCAGTAATGGTATTGATACAAGCTATTTTTCACGGGTTCATTTTTCAGAAGAAAAAGTTCAGAAAAAACGAGAGGAACTTAATATCCATCCCTCGGATCTTGTTTATGTTTTTGTTGGACGCCTTGTAAAGGACAAAGGCCTGGATGAATTGATTGCTGCATTCAAATTATTACAGCAACAAAATAAGCAATGCACACTTCTCCTTGTTGGGCCCTTTGAGGAAGACCTTGATCCGCTTTCGGAAAAGTCGCGCATGGAGATAGATTCTAATTCAAAAATTATAACCACGGGCTATCAGCAAGATATAAGGATCTTTCTGGCAGTAAGTGACATCCTGGTGTTTCCCAGTTATAGGGAAGGTTTTCCCAATGTAGTGATGCAGGCTGGTGCGATGGATTTGCCATCGATAGTTTCCAACATAAATGGCTGTAATGAGATAGTGATGGACGGACGCAACGGATTATTGGTTCCTGCTAAGAATACAGAAAAGCTTTATGAGAAGATGGACCTTCTGGCCACTGATCATGACTTGAGAGAACAATTGAGTTCGAATGCCAGACGGGAGATCGTAAGAAGATACGAACGTAATAAAATGTGGGAGATAATCCTGGAGGAATACAGAATACAAGAGGCAAATCTTTAG
- the cysD gene encoding sulfate adenylyltransferase subunit CysD, whose protein sequence is MSKYYLNYLDELESEAIYILREVWAQFQNPVILFSGGKDSIVVTHLAKKAFYPSRIPFPLMHVDTGHNFPETIKFRDDLIKDLGVQLIVGSVQESIDTGRVAEEKGKNATRNALQITTLLDAIETNKVDCAIGGGRRDEEKARAKERFFSHRDDFGQWDPKNQRPELWNILNGKHFEGEHFRAFPISNWTEMDVWNYILRENISIPSLYFAHEREVVWRQDSWIPVSEHLKLDDGEEIQKKKIRFRTLGDITITGGIESDADTLEKIVSEVAAMKQTERGNRSDDKRSETAMEDRKRQGYF, encoded by the coding sequence ATGAGTAAGTATTATTTAAATTATCTGGATGAATTAGAATCGGAGGCTATTTATATCCTGCGCGAGGTATGGGCACAGTTCCAGAATCCTGTGATTCTCTTTTCCGGTGGAAAGGATTCTATTGTGGTGACACATTTAGCCAAGAAAGCGTTTTATCCATCCAGAATTCCTTTTCCACTGATGCATGTGGATACAGGGCATAACTTCCCGGAAACCATAAAATTTAGAGACGACCTAATAAAAGACCTGGGAGTGCAGCTTATTGTTGGATCTGTTCAGGAATCTATCGATACGGGGCGAGTAGCCGAAGAAAAAGGAAAGAACGCTACCCGTAATGCACTACAGATCACCACCTTGCTCGATGCCATAGAAACAAATAAGGTGGACTGTGCTATTGGAGGTGGTAGAAGAGATGAGGAAAAGGCCAGGGCTAAAGAGCGGTTCTTTTCGCATCGGGATGATTTCGGACAATGGGATCCTAAAAACCAACGTCCCGAATTGTGGAACATTTTAAATGGAAAACATTTCGAGGGCGAACATTTTAGGGCATTTCCTATTAGTAACTGGACAGAAATGGATGTATGGAACTATATCCTTCGTGAGAATATTAGCATTCCTTCGCTCTATTTCGCGCATGAGAGAGAGGTGGTGTGGCGCCAGGATTCATGGATCCCGGTTTCGGAGCATCTAAAACTGGACGATGGAGAGGAAATTCAGAAGAAAAAAATAAGATTCAGAACCCTCGGTGATATTACGATCACGGGAGGAATAGAAAGTGATGCGGATACCCTGGAGAAGATCGTTTCCGAAGTTGCTGCGATGAAACAAACAGAGCGTGGTAATCGTAGTGATGATAAAAGAAGTGAAACTGCCATGGAAGACCGTAAGCGACAAGGTTATTTTTAA
- a CDS encoding sugar transferase, which produces MYRQVIKPLLDVLTATLMFLILSPVFLLVMVFLTLSLGGNPFFFQRRPGKNERIFTILKFRTMNNERDEQGELLPDELRLTRVGRFIRTTSLDEIPQLLNVMIGNMSLVGPRPLLPEYLTLYSEEQKKRHSVKPGITGWAQVNGRNALTWKDKLALDVWYANHISFVLDIQILLKTVIKVFKREGITAEGQSTTSRFKGN; this is translated from the coding sequence ATGTATCGGCAAGTTATAAAACCACTACTGGATGTTCTTACGGCTACATTGATGTTCCTCATCTTATCTCCTGTGTTTCTGTTAGTTATGGTGTTTCTTACACTTTCACTTGGTGGTAACCCATTCTTCTTCCAGAGACGCCCGGGGAAGAATGAAAGAATATTTACCATACTTAAGTTTCGAACCATGAATAATGAACGAGATGAACAAGGTGAGTTGTTACCCGATGAACTGCGATTAACCAGGGTGGGACGCTTTATTCGAACCACATCGCTGGATGAAATACCGCAGCTACTCAATGTGATGATCGGGAATATGAGCCTGGTGGGTCCGCGGCCTCTTTTACCGGAATATCTAACTTTATATAGCGAAGAACAAAAGAAAAGGCATAGTGTAAAACCAGGAATCACAGGGTGGGCCCAGGTTAATGGGCGAAATGCACTCACATGGAAAGATAAACTCGCTCTGGATGTTTGGTATGCGAACCATATATCTTTTGTTCTAGATATACAAATACTACTAAAAACAGTGATAAAGGTTTTTAAACGCGAAGGAATAACGGCAGAAGGCCAATCGACAACCTCTAGATTTAAAGGAAATTAA
- a CDS encoding phenylacetate--CoA ligase family protein gives MNKLITTVYKNSPVWFQNLIISGYGYLIYKKRYGRLYREKLTEFLSRDYTSLEFEKQRQFSEFVRFLDFTVQNSKFYKKLYSDIDLSKISSVDDISILPVVTKELLRANIDEVYTISEKEGIASYTGGTTGKALKVLFTKEDYQIRMAYLDAFKKRLGIDPFKVKKATFSGRSLIYKKNTKIFWRYNFIYKQRLYSTFHISETNMPYYLEDLNVFKPEVLNGFVSAIFELAGYIKRHNITLKFQPQAIFTTSETLLPMHRELIEEVFGCKVYDQYASAEGAPFITECASGNLHYNLDTGIIETDENDNMIVTSFTTKGTPLIRYNIGDQIIFKEGVCPCGSSHPLVASIKGRKVDYLLSSNKLKISLSHLADVIKGNPNSVIKMQFIQDEVESLKVLLVVDRNSYCKDHEEKIMTELRYRFGANMQIELQLVEDIPKESSGKYSLIKNNLKN, from the coding sequence ATGAATAAACTTATAACAACAGTATATAAGAATTCTCCGGTATGGTTCCAGAACCTTATTATATCTGGCTATGGATATCTTATCTATAAAAAGCGATACGGCAGGCTTTATCGCGAGAAACTTACAGAATTCCTCTCCAGAGATTACACCTCATTAGAGTTTGAAAAACAAAGGCAGTTCAGCGAATTCGTTCGGTTTTTAGATTTTACTGTTCAGAACAGCAAATTTTATAAAAAGCTATACAGCGATATCGATTTAAGCAAAATAAGTTCTGTGGATGACATTTCGATACTGCCGGTTGTAACCAAGGAATTACTTCGAGCAAATATAGATGAAGTATATACCATTAGTGAAAAGGAAGGAATCGCCTCATATACCGGAGGTACTACCGGTAAGGCTCTTAAAGTGTTGTTTACCAAAGAGGATTACCAAATACGGATGGCCTATCTGGATGCCTTTAAAAAAAGGCTGGGCATAGATCCCTTTAAAGTTAAGAAAGCTACATTTAGCGGGCGATCCCTTATTTACAAGAAAAACACCAAGATCTTTTGGAGATATAATTTTATATATAAGCAAAGACTGTATTCTACTTTTCATATTTCTGAAACTAATATGCCATATTACCTGGAAGATCTTAACGTGTTCAAGCCGGAAGTACTTAATGGTTTCGTTTCTGCGATCTTCGAACTGGCAGGTTATATCAAACGACACAATATCACTCTGAAATTTCAGCCTCAGGCCATATTTACAACATCCGAGACTTTGTTACCCATGCACCGGGAACTTATTGAAGAAGTTTTTGGATGTAAGGTTTACGATCAATATGCTTCTGCCGAAGGAGCCCCCTTTATAACCGAATGTGCTTCAGGAAACCTGCATTATAACCTGGATACTGGAATTATAGAAACCGATGAAAACGATAATATGATCGTTACTTCTTTTACCACCAAAGGAACACCTCTCATTCGATATAATATCGGTGACCAGATAATATTCAAAGAAGGGGTTTGTCCCTGTGGATCTTCTCACCCCTTGGTAGCCTCTATAAAGGGAAGAAAAGTAGATTATCTTCTGTCTTCAAATAAATTGAAAATTAGTTTGAGCCACCTGGCCGATGTAATAAAAGGAAATCCAAACAGCGTAATAAAAATGCAGTTTATCCAGGATGAAGTTGAATCCCTGAAAGTGTTATTGGTTGTAGATAGAAATTCCTATTGTAAGGATCATGAGGAAAAGATCATGACCGAGTTGCGATATAGATTTGGAGCTAACATGCAAATAGAACTCCAACTGGTAGAGGATATACCAAAAGAGTCGAGTGGTAAATATTCGTTGATAAAGAATAATTTAAAGAACTAA
- a CDS encoding oligosaccharide flippase family protein, whose amino-acid sequence MIQRLLQLLKNKENVQLIANFFSLVSIKGFDMLIPLFILPYLVRTLGIDVFGLTAFSLAFCMYFGAFIHYGYSITAVREIARARKDKELLSKQYSTYISLSVVLLFISLILFTVAVAVIPTLREYWILHLYTFYFVAMQSLFPAWLFQGMERMKYIAFINLSTKVLYLVALLFMVTGPGDYLLVPLLNAFAMTVSTIVSFWIIHKQLKIRYRKTELGEIIIAMKEGKHAFISLFAPTLYNSTTTFILGYTSSNYIIGIYASATKLIDALNSIALLLSNTFLPYLSRNIKKHFVFSRMMIVIGLLLTAGSLLFSEYIISFLYGADKLEIAYYFKLLTPMVFFIFVRFTFGPNYLMLIGKDSLYKNIVLYSCLFFFFMALILVPIYELYGAIAIMLGTTLLMAILTYWFYWKFRLGNKKAQHLGDE is encoded by the coding sequence ATGATACAACGATTACTTCAATTGCTGAAGAATAAGGAAAATGTACAGTTAATTGCAAATTTCTTTTCTTTAGTTTCTATAAAGGGATTCGATATGCTTATTCCCCTTTTTATTCTACCTTATCTTGTTCGGACCCTGGGTATAGATGTGTTTGGTTTAACAGCATTCTCCCTGGCATTTTGCATGTATTTTGGAGCTTTTATCCATTACGGCTATTCTATTACGGCCGTCCGAGAAATTGCCAGAGCAAGAAAAGATAAAGAGCTTCTATCAAAACAGTACAGTACTTATATATCATTGTCGGTTGTATTACTATTTATTAGTTTAATACTGTTCACCGTTGCGGTTGCCGTAATTCCAACTTTGAGAGAATATTGGATTCTACATCTTTATACTTTTTATTTTGTGGCTATGCAATCCCTTTTTCCCGCCTGGCTCTTCCAGGGAATGGAGCGTATGAAATACATAGCTTTTATCAACCTTTCTACAAAGGTGCTTTATCTTGTAGCCCTTTTGTTCATGGTAACGGGGCCCGGTGATTATCTGCTAGTTCCATTGCTTAATGCATTTGCGATGACGGTTAGCACAATAGTATCCTTTTGGATAATTCATAAACAATTAAAGATACGTTACAGGAAAACAGAATTGGGAGAGATCATCATAGCTATGAAAGAAGGTAAACATGCATTTATATCATTATTTGCTCCCACTTTATACAATAGTACTACCACTTTTATTCTGGGGTATACATCGTCAAACTATATAATAGGGATCTACGCCTCAGCTACAAAATTGATCGATGCCTTAAATTCGATCGCCCTCTTATTATCAAATACATTTCTTCCATATCTGTCGAGAAATATTAAAAAACATTTTGTTTTCAGTAGGATGATGATCGTTATAGGGCTGCTGCTTACCGCCGGTTCTTTATTGTTTTCGGAATATATAATTTCGTTTCTGTACGGTGCGGATAAGTTGGAAATTGCATATTATTTCAAGTTATTAACTCCTATGGTATTTTTCATTTTTGTTCGATTTACCTTTGGACCAAATTATCTAATGCTTATTGGGAAGGATTCCCTCTACAAGAATATTGTCTTATACAGCTGTCTATTCTTCTTTTTTATGGCATTGATCCTGGTTCCGATATATGAGTTATACGGCGCCATCGCGATCATGTTGGGCACAACCCTCCTAATGGCGATATTAACGTATTGGTTCTATTGGAAATTCAGACTTGGGAATAAAAAAGCGCAACATTTGGGTGATGAATAA